The DNA region ATGAAGTGAATGGGGAAGATGGTGATGGTTTGAGTTACTTCTGATGACAGAATGCAACCATTCAGCAAATTATATGAATGCTGCTCAAAGGGCaggagtggtgcctgcggacaggaCAGGGCGCAaacctgcctggctgtgcctccatgtaggaaacagaggggggacatgctgctgcttctgggagcagcttgATGCAAATGGCCCCTGGATCCTGTatccctgaacccctcccacaccccaacccccttccccacccctgatCACCCTCCaaccctccgaacccctcggtcccatcCCGGAGCGTACtcttgcacccccaacccctcatcctcagccccaccccagagcctacaccccagcctgagcccccccactctaaccacctgccccatcccagagccccctcctgcatcctgagctCCTAATTCCTAGTCCCACCTCAGagtccccagccagagcccttccccctcccacaccccagcccccaatttcatgagcattcatggcccgccatacaatttccatacccagatgtgaccctcgggccaaaaagtttgcccatcccgtCCTAGGAGATAGAGAAATGCATGGTAAAATTATTTACCAGTTGGTAGCCAGCCTATAGCTCATGTGGTAAAATGCCATTGTATTTCTTTTGCATTCCATAGAATTAGCCTCTGGGGACCTGAAAAATTAGAATAAAGAAAATGGGAGCAGGAAATGTGTCCCCTTTACCTAATGTAAAGATAGTTCATGTTGCTAGCCCCTGCCAGAAATAGATGTAGTTTGCAGTACATCAGGCACCATTgctcatatttttttcatttccttttcccagctgaataaatgaaaggaaatgaaaaaatcACTAccataaaaatgtatatttttctgtattttcagttATGGAGGGATGTCTCTAAGCACAGACCTAAAGCTCCAAGGAAGGTAGATATTGCTGAAATGTTGTCTGATAGTCATTTTAACTTTCAGATAAGActtgcttaaaaataatgagatatgagtcagtgttttgtttttacttgtgACTATGTTAAGCCAGTTTCTTTACATCTCTTTAAATAAATTTGTGGGGAGTGTGATCTCCGGATACAATTCCCACTGGTTTCAAGAGTTGGTGTTTATTTGAACGCAAACGCATGCCTGAATGTGGATTTTCCAAATACCAGATGATGGCAGTTAAGAAATTCTGAATACtctaacatattttttttaatattaacaacatTTTGTGGATATTCAGTCCTGGCCTTGGGTTTAATTGAACGTTGAGGGAAAATTTCAGTCATCTAATCTGTGCCTACAAAATTTGAAACTATTAATTAAAtctctgatcttgcaaacacttgcgTGAGAGTAACTTTACAGACATGAGTAGTCCCAATTAGTTCAGTACGAGTAAGTATGTCTGTAAAGTTATTTATATGCCTATGTGTTCATAATATTGGGGTCTAAATGTATGCAAATGTATAGATAAGCATGAAATTATCCAGTTTGTATTTGGGCATTACTGTGGCTATTTGTGTCTATGCTGTCTTTCATTCATAATGCAAGTACTTATCTTTGGCAATATGCCCTAAATGATTGGGGAAATCCTTAACTTTCTGAAATTGAATGTAAACTTCAAAAAGGTGTGTCCTGGTCCCCGGCCACAATCCTTAGTAAAGTTAGTAAAGATGAGTTCCATTTGGAACTATTTTTGTGAAAGTAATCTTTATTGGAGAATTACCAAGTGCTGGAATACTGACAGTTAAAGAGAGAGTGTCTGATAGACATCCCTGACAGCTAGTAaagtattattctcattttatagataggaaaaGGGAGGCACAGAGTAGTTAAGGGACTCAATCTTGTAAAGTCCAGAGTATTTCTGGCATGCACCACCCTCAACTCTCATTACTGGCACAAAACTAGGTAGCAGACAAAGTCCCTTTGGTACCTACATTTCGGCCATGGGGCAGGTGCACAACTGCCTAGACTGTGAAGCCACCACGCTGCTTGGCGCCTAGCTCAATCTAGGCATTCCCTGGCTTAGCCCTCCAATGGCACCTGAACCAGTAGGTGTTCTCACAGCATAACTAACCTGCAGTAAAGATAGCGAGGAGATGAGGGTGCCTACCCCTGTCCAtacccaatagcccagtggttagagcgctCATCATGTTCAAATCATCATTCTGCctgctttgaagcagggacttgaacccccaggtgagtgtcctaactgCTGGACTATAGGGAATCTGGAGTAAAGgtttctgttgaagctgtttcactttgtatgGCATACTTAAATAgttattggagcagggactagatCCCATATTTGCCCCTTCCCGGGTGAGTACCTTAACCATCTGGCTATAGGGTCAGACACTCTCTCTGTGGCCCAACAACTATTTAAGTAGTCCATGCAACAGCGTTCCCCAAACTTTTGTGGGTCACGCCCCGCCTTATCCCTGTCCACGCCTCCTGCTCCTCTGGAAccaagctgggagtggggctgtagCTCTAGGAGGTGGAGAGGGGAAAcgtggacaggggtaagggagctgaggctgggggtcaggagcagGACTGCAGCCAGGGGCAGAGAGTGGGAGCAGAGCCTCAGTCggggtgtggtgggggctggTAGCTAGGTCCATGGCCAGATGCTGCTCCACTCGCAGCCGTACCCCGGGCCGGGAACAGAGCTGCTGCTAGCAGCCAAGGTTGGGGGCTGATACAGGGCCGGGAATGGAGCTAagctgaggctggggatgaggctgatggtgggattGGAGAAGAGCTGGGGGCGAGGAAGGACTGGGTGGCACTCCTTCCCGatccctgtgggggctggccccaggctctgccgtgaccccctgaatgttcctctgtgcccgtCTAGGGGGCATGCCTCACACTTTGGGTACCTCCgccatacaaagtggaacagcttcctcCCATGAAATGTTCAGGTTTAGTTATTAGGAGTCCTTTTAAAGTTGTAAGAATTTTGAATTTTCACCTAAACCATTTAATATAACCTTCTAACAAAAGCTCTTAAAAACTAAAATTGACCTTTCCCTGAGCATCTGATTTTTGCTTCTAAtatcaggggtgaaatcctgactccattgaattcagtgggagctttgtTATTGACTCACCTCACATATCTGCAGCCAATGACTTCCTCATTTTTACTGGTTGGTTCTTTCTCCATTAACTTTAGGTAGCCATGTTGTAGAGATGGCCTGAAGACCTGGAGAGTAAAAACTACATCCTACAGGCACTGTCTGTGCCAGGACATGGGAAGAACAGGTCTAATTTTGACTATGGTTGTGGGATTGTGAATCTCTCTCTGACAGCTGTGATGACTCAGTAAGTTAACCAGATGTGTTTCAAATGTCCCCTTAGCTAAACAGCTGCAAATCCAGTCTGCTTTTCAGTTGTTAAAATCCATTTTTGCTCACTTTCCCTTGCTTCTCCACAAATTGAAAAGCTCCCAAAACCCAAAATCATACTAAACCAAGCTGCAATAAATCAGAtgtttgtgctttttaaaaaataagttatcCTTTACAACGGCAATTGTTTGAGGGAAGCTGAGAAGCTGCACTTTTGAAGCTGCTGACTTCTCCTTTTGGATGGCTACATCAGATCTCACTTAGTTTTTTGTAGAGTGAAGAAAGTTACCGTATTATTTTAGCTCTATTCATATAACAGTCTAGAATTAGACATGTCTACTCTTTTTAGGCTAATTTCTACTGAATTCAAAGTTTGTGTGTGTCAGTAGCCATGCTACTTTGGGCTTTGATCTCAAATTACAAGTTAGTTATCATGGAGACATCTCAACACATAGATAGGAGCTCTTGAGTTGGTGGTGATTCAATAGGTCATGCTCTTCCTCCTGAGCGTACTGAAAGTGCGACTAGAGAtgtgctgtctttttttttaatgagatctcAAATTGAAGTTCTAAGCATTTGTGATCAGTAAAGAACTTGTGGCATTGTTTTTACGACAAAAGGGATGTTACTTCCACTATCCAGATGAAATTCCATTTTGAGCAACTACCTTCTGCCTACCCAGTTTTACCCATTTGCTACCTGTCCTTAACCGTTGTGTTGCTATAGCTGTAGACTGTTAAAACAGCTGCTGCACCCAACCGTAGTttgctgtatttcagtggtggatAAAGTGATGCTGCTTATAGCAGTTGTCAGTAGTAACTGACTAGGAAGAAGTTTGGTTTGTTCTGCTTCTCATTAagtagctgtaaaatggggataattatataGCGTACAAATGAAATATGAAGTTATAAAGGATTTAAAATATCCAGATATGTATACGGTACATGCAGTTTAGATAGGCGACTATCATTACACCCACTGGAGAGATGGTTAAAGTGAGACATGGAGAAATTAATTGACTTGTCTAGCAAGGCATTGTATTCTAATCAAATAAGTATGTGCCTAGTAACTATGACCCCAGGTTCCAAACCTGGTTCTCAAGTtgatttgctgtgtgatcttAGGCCCAAATTTTCCAAAATGCCTATTAATTTTAGGTGACTCAGTTTTTGGATGCTCAACCTCAACATGTCAAGTTGGGTGCCCAAAAATGgaagcacccaaaattagtgaagACAATTTGTCCCTTAACTTTTCTTAGCTTCTGCTTGCCTTCTTGTACAATCCAGGTAAATGCATGCTACTTAGCGCTGTTGTGAGGACTTAGTAATGTTTGGAAACTGGGAGAATTAGGATTGGAATGGAGGACCATCTTGCTTTCCAGTGCTGAGGTTAATCCTCTAGATTACATCCCTTTAATTTTAGGGGTAGGATGTGAGAGGAGGGAATTAGGACAGCCTATGTTGTGCATCAATAACTGGAGATGGAGACCCAAAAGGAGAAGCTCCAGTTGCTAAAGATTTAAAGGCGTAGCAACCATTTTTTTCTGCACTGATTCAACTCACATATTTATGCATTTTGGTTTtagtaatatttttatttgtatttgtgtgATTTGGTTATCACTGAGATGCCAGTAGCTGAGATAAGTAAACAGTACAGTGTATTACTACAGTACAAGGGATTTATGAGTTTTTAAACATTGAGATAAACAACATTATTGGAAATAATGCAAACATGCACAAACGTTACTGGTGATCTTTATACAGCACAATGTAATTTCTCAAAAGGTTTGCAACAAAAAATGGCAAAGCAACAAGGTCTCTTTGAACGATTTAGTGATATCATTTCAGAGAGAGATGGGCCTAGTGAATACTTAACAGTTGCTATCATGGATAAGACGACATTTTAACAGCTTCAGGTAGTTGTCAATTTTGTGGGAATCCCTACGCAGGCAGTGCAGCAGACTGTAAAAGGCGAAGAGACGGGAGTCCTCATCTGCCATTTGCAGGGATGGGAGACCTGACCACCTAGAGTAGACTTCGTTTTCTATTTCACCAGGATGAACCTAATCAAAAGGAAACAAAGTGATAGTGTTTCACTGAGAGCACTACTGGGCTAAGCTATAGAAGCTAGGGAATCAGACAGGAGAGCTCTAGGTAAAGCACCAAAGAGCCAAGTAATGCTTGCCTTGGGTATGCTGTCTAACTGATTAAAGCTTGTAAAACTCTGGTTTACATTATGGTCCCAAAGATCTTGCGGGCATGACACGTCCTAATGTATGAAACATTAAATCTGTACCTCAAAATAATGCTACATTATtgtagcagagtgggtctctgctccggcccggaaggggttaaaacagccatggataagggctggggctggagaaagcagccttttaggctgggctgattggggaaatggcagcagctggggccatgccccaaactgagcaacaggcccttatataagggcagagaagccagtagcccagacagtctctctctgcattcagagagagaagggcctggctgcagggaaccaaataaaggtacctagggtgaagcagggctggggaaaggcagaggagctggggagctcctgcctggaaagccccaggctgcagcctagtagacggctaagaggtactgggggttgcagagtgcaacccaggggtaggccaaggcagcggatccaaccccctttgccgatgatgagaggctaatactgcagtctgccccagggcgtggggctagctaatgactggacagttgccaagacactgaggcaaagtggggatagagggtgggggggttcccaaggtggggaaacccctaagaaagaggaaggggttactgccagggggcagaaccccacataaaagggggaccggggtccagggagggacacgggccaGTAGCCgaaaggcggatcaccggcctacAAAGGGCGCTccgagctggaatttgagctaattcccgagggcGACCGgtaggaggcgccgcaggggtgagtccacccAGTTACAATTATATTTCTGTGTGTCTCTTTATTTCACTGAAAGTTTGCTCTTAAGCAGTATATACAGTGCTTACCTGCTCTAATGCCTGATGGAATCTGGTTTAATAACAAAGCCATTCCTTCCATTAtgtgcagctctgccagtggcatTGCCTATTGGTTCAATCTGCCTTTAAGTTTTCCTGGGCAGGTGGATGGATCTGCTCTTGAGATTTCTTTACATGTACCCCCCACCTAGCTTTGTCTCAGCCGTTCTCTGAGACAAAGACTCTTGTTTGGACAGCCTCAGGAGTATGTTAAAGACAGAGACCGACATCAAGAGTGCTTCTTCATATAAATATCCACGGCTACAAAGCAAATACTGGGGTCCAGTACAATAAGAGGGGAAAACCGTAAGTGATACAGTGAAATCTGATAGAAGATTGAGTAAAAACTCATGTAGTGAGTGAGCATCTAAAATAAAGATTGGTTAAACTCTCCTCATTTGGAAGAGGCTTTCATCCATTTTCTCTTCTCGAGAAAAACTATACCTAATAGCAGGAAGATCACCTGTTCCTATCACCACTTGTGAAGCTGATTCATCCCTCCTGTGAAAACCAGCGGGGAACAAATACAAACCAAGACTGCCTATGGCTGTCTCTGGACAAGCGATTGGCCACACTGCAATAGTCTTGCCAGTGGACAAGAAACCATGACTTGACACTACTGATCTTTCCAACCTGATCTCTAAATCTGTTCCTAGAATGAGAACATGTAAGAAGACAATTCTGGCAGCACCTGATTTCCACTGTTACCTTGGACCCAGGTTTTGCACATGGATGTGGATGGAGATGTCTTGGCTTTAATTGGTAGATGCAGTAGTGGTCATGAACAAAGTCAGGTTGCTGTCTAAACAGACTCCAAACTGAGAGAATAAGACTATGTTTTGTGTGTGCTCTAGTAGAAGTTGGTGAATACCGTGAGCACTTCTTAAGGGTGTCCAGCTGTTTAGAACTTGACCAAAGTCAGTGACGTCTGAAACTTTGTAAAGTCCAGTTCAGCTACTGATTGATTTATGGGATCTGTCAGAGGCACCATTAAACATAAACAAACTTGAGCTGTTTTTAGTCAGGAAAGCTTTCAATCAGTTACTCATAACTCAAAAAAAGTTCTGTCCGACAACAGCTATGTTGTCTAGCCTTACCAAATTAGGGGGGGAGGGACTTTCTCATAATGCTCAGGAACCAGATCCAAGACAGAGAGGAGGACACCTCCGCAATGAAAAATTCCATGTTTATTGTCAGGGAATTCTTGCAAAATGCAAGACTTCAAGAACAGACTCTTAAACACCTCTTTTCCTGTTTGGAGAATTGTAAGCAATACTATATAGATTACTTACAAaatatctatatttttaaaatattattaaggttgcaaagtcaagcactccaaagtaaggaaatgccagaattaaaggtCCCTTCTTGTGTGTGtggattatgatacagtctttaattacaggaTCATAAATTACTTTTTCCACAAAgtacctgcctcattcagtgcacaggatggacagcaCTCAGTGAaccactattcaatattttattttttcctcattgCTCCAATGTGTGAcgtaggccttatttactgcacactattcaaatgcTGCTGTGAAGAATGAAATATTATTTCCTCATGGTATCTGaatgtttcacaaacattaatgcatttatttaatatttattttgttaatatCCCACTTTACGGGtagggaactgaggaacagagagattaaAGTAAAAAGTATCCACTAAATGTGGGTGCTAATCCTCCAgttcaaaagaaaatatattctatggctgtgttatacaagaggtcagactggatgatcacaatggttctttcaggccttggaatctgtgaatgtgTGAGACCTCTAGGACCTGATTTCTCAGAGTAAATAAGCAGGGACCCCTTCAGACAACAGCCTCTTTGTTTAtccaaccctgattcatcccaagAACAAGTCCAATGTGTGCACAGGGGCTGAATTGAGGTTGCACTGACTACCTTCATCggtcatttcctaacttctgagagcttgacttttcaaccttaatAATGTCCTTTTAATCCAGTTTTTGTgagtgtaatttcctaggtttttaaaaaataaactgaaaaaacagaaattccctcATGCGACATCATATTGACACCTGCACAGGACATTTGCAGAGTTGGACTCTTTAGATTCCCTACAGAGACCCCTGCCACTTGAGCCAATGGAGTAAATGAtggcagtagtaggttgtcatctcTATGTGAACCAGTACTATAAGGGGATGAAACTCTCTGCCAGaggatttcacagatatttgctctCAGGAGAGGAATGGTTAGATTCAGGGATCTTGAATTCCTTTCCAGGCTTTGGAGAGATGTGTTCTTTAGTGGCCACAGTCTTCTACCTGTTTTCCCCAAGCTTGACTCCTTCTGCTCTTTCCTCTCTAGCCTGTTGGAGTCTCATTTCTCCTCATGTAGCCAGTCCTAATGTCCCTTACTCAGGCTTCTCATTCCAGTCCCAGTTCCCCACTCTTGGCTTCTCATCCAATTTATCTCTCTTCCTCCAAGGTttccagtcagccccacacaTCCTGTCCACTCTGGCTACCTGTCAGTTTCCTCTGGCTCTTCATCCAATCTCAGCATCCACCCTCTCATTTCCCAGTGCTGGTGTTcttgcccagccaatcccagtcTGTTCCcaaaactcccagtcccagttcTCTTCCCTATGTCAACTCTCCCAGGCTCCTTGTCTCAATctactccccccagccccaccagttCTGGATTTTGTCCTCTCTACATTTGATTAAAGCACCTTCTTCTTCTATTTTGCCTGGGGCAAGCATGAGGAGCACTGAGTGCACAAGAAAGACAGACTCACTGCTCTCAGTCCTGGTGCCTGGATCCAGACTCATCACAGCCTGGAGCAGCCAAGAACATcagttgcagggaaagtccttctCGGACCCCTGAagccccaggctggagcacaCTCAGTTCAGATGGAATGTTTGGGGAATTAAGCTGTAAAGCTGTAACAactctctactgagcatgtgtgaactgcaaattttcaaaggcttatcTCTTGGATCAATTTGAGTGAATCTTCAGGTGGAAGCAAAGGCCACCCACCTGTCAAATTTCAAGTTGCTACTCCAAAGTATGAGGCCACCTAGAATATTTTTCCCTAGCTTTGTTCTTGGAAATGACTTAGcctttttggctgaaattttccaaataattcagcctgaagcagacacccagcatgggaaatttcagcccaaatatgtagtttggcaaagttataagcaactggaaacagggtcttataatgggaaatgttgggTACCTTAATACTAGTCGGTGCTATCATCTCTAGTGCATATATGGTCTCTGCATTTCTGCATCACAATCATTCCATTACTAGAGTAAAGCCTCTTGCATAGTGGAAACTTTTGCCAGGAGGCATTGTTAGGGGTTGCATAATCTTAAAGATACAAGTGAATACCTATTTGTGGAGGAAAAAAAGTTCTCCTTACCCTCTAATAAACAGAATGAtttgttcttaaaattaaaaataatctgaCCTTCTAGCCTCTTTAGAGAAATATAAAGATAATTAAAAATTAGGCAAAGGATATTAACACAGCATCCACAAACCATCTCACAAGGTTAAGACAGCACACATTTCAAAGATTAATCATTGAGTCTGAAAGGAAGCATGCTAGCATTTAGTTATAATAGTTCTGCTTGTCAGTGTCATAGCATATGTTGGACGTAGCGGGATCTTTTTGTGTCAACTGTTCGTTTATAAAAGGTGATCCCTTCTTTCTGTCTAAACATAGACACCAAAACTGTAGTGCAATAAAAGCATATAGTTTCTTAGTGGCCAAAAGGGAAGGAATTAAGGCGTTGCTTCTTTAATGGGCAacattgtgggccagattctcagttacaATTCAGCCTCTCATGTATTGCCTCTTTTGTGATGCAACACCAGCAGACCCAGGTCCTGCTCCAGCTGCACCCGACCCTGGTGTAGGGATGTGTTCAGGAAGGATGGATTCCATGCCAGTCTTCAGGTGGCATAAGGTCCCTTTAGGAACAGCACATGTTTAGAATCGGAGCAGATGAGTCCAGAGaatccctccccctccatctccATCACTTTCCTGCTCTGAACAGAATGAGCCTACTCCTGTATGTGGCTTCCAGGGAGCTTTGAACTAGGATATCAAGGCCCTAATGCTCACGTACCTGTCCAACTATTTTCTCCATTCCTTCTAGAAGGCGCTTGTTTTGTTCCTCAATCTCTACAGCCTTCCAGAGGATGGTATCTGGAGCTTCTTTGATACTTTGCACTTCAGAGACCAGATGGAGCAGGGGATCATTCCAGGCGCGCAGTACTCTGAGCACTAAATTCAGTAGGTCTTCATGCTATTCATTAACATTAAGAAGATGCAGTTAAAGCAAGAAGACTGTATGAAGGTAGCATGAGGAGGCAGTGCTGTATTCAGGTTAGAGCAGTGGTCTATGACCGAGGGAACATAGATTTTATTTCTGTCACTGATTTGCAGTGTACCCTTCGGCACGTCACTTGTCTTATCCATATATTTCAGTTCACCCCTCTGCAAATGGTGTATTCATGTACATACAATCAGTTattattaacaatgtgttaaaaGAGAATTGGATGAATGGTGATAAAACACTGTAAATACAAAATATCACCAAAATTGTCTCCACAGTATATTGTATAGTGAGAGAGACTAGTTTAGCCTCTGTGAATGGAATTGCATTTAACTTGATaattagccaatttttaatgagACAGATTTAGAAGTCTGGTGGGATCTGAAAAAATATCTCAGCACCGAATGGAAGATGCACTCTGGGGTTGGCCACTTAATGCCTTTTATAAAGGATTTCTACTGTCTACAGAGCATAGTAAACATACCCTgccatcttcctcatcccctttGAAGAGTTTTGCTTCCAGGGAAAGTTCTTCTCTTTAGAAACTTTCACTGCTTCGGGTTAGGTGGAATCTCAAAAAGCTTTTGCTCTTTTGAGGGTGCTCCTAACCATTCTGCAGCACTAGAAACCTTTTAAAGTTGACACATGGGACTTACATTCTGCATCTGCTCCTGTGCTAAAAGAAAGAGAATTTGTAACCCTATTGCATAATAGTCTAAAAGGAGGATCTTGGGACTGCAAAACTCGGACTGGAGTGCAACTGGGAAAACATCAAACTCTGGCATAACTGTTCGGTGACTAAGCTTGAACACTGTCCTTTCCAAAGCATTTCCAAGGGCTAAGAGAAGGTGGACATACACATCTCTGTTTACGGCTGCCATCGTAAAATGGAGAATACAGACTTTAATGTGGCAATATCCAACATTGTTTGATTGTTACAATTACATTGTGTTGTTAAAGTATCTGTATCTGAGTGATGATGTGGCCACTTCTTATCTGGTGGCTATTGCATGGTTATCTATTGAGAGTCTGTCAACTGCTGCAGTAACTATAGAGCCAATAGCATAGTGCATACTGTATTTATGCATCTCTTTGACTACTGATGCCCCCTTTGCTCCTTCCCGTACCTTTTATTATTATCATGCTTAATTATTATCTAGTTGTATTAAAGTAATGCCCAAAGGCTCCAATGAGAGTGCTATACAGATATAAAGAAAGACTTGGCCTCTGCTCCAGAGAGTTTATAATGTAATTTGAAACAGTAAGCAGTAACTGAATGTAACATGCAAAGAGAGGGAGACTGAGAGCAACAGGAATAAGATAGTTTCTTTTATAGTACAAATATTGAAACTGAATATCTGTAAGAATTTTCATCAGTATTTGACATTTTCTACTTTTCTTTTCCTTGCGTTTGATTTTGAATCAACTGTTTCATCTCTTTCAGCTACCTGTGACCTATCCATCTCTAAATTCACCAttgcctctttctcctcctttcatTCTGAAATAGGTTAAAAATGAGACTCACGTGAATCTGCTGAGCTTGCTCCTTGTCTTCAGGAGTGGTTAGGGAGGAAGTGTGGCAGCCATTAATGGCCTTTGTAATAAATCCCCGGCCTTGAGCGTAGCGCTCATCCTGTGGATCAACAACAACATGCATTTATGAAATAAATAGATGTCATGGCTCAGATATCCTAAAGGAAATTAAGTAGGTATTGTTCCTTTGGTTTCATCTCTGCATGTGCTGTGTTTGTCCAGCCACTATATAGAGAAGTCGTTGGGAAAGAAAATACTTTCTGGGATTAGATTCCTGCGCAGAATCTGTTTAGAAGGGATAGTTCCTATATTTTAGCATAGTGGTTCTTACAACTCTTCCTGGTGGTCTGAAAAATTAAATCATTTCGAGAATCAAGTAGTCGGGGATTTGGAGATCTAGGGGGTAAGATGTGTGTGAGGAGAATCTTTCTTATAAAGTGGTCCACAGAATGAACTATGtggatatctttttttttaaccttacaaTTTAAAGTTGTTTA from Gopherus evgoodei ecotype Sinaloan lineage chromosome 2, rGopEvg1_v1.p, whole genome shotgun sequence includes:
- the PRL gene encoding prolactin, which produces MLTTMSKGASLKGVLLVVLLVSNMFLSKKGVTSLPICPSGSVGCQVSLGNLFDRAVKLSHYIHSLSSEMFNEFDERYAQGRGFITKAINGCHTSSLTTPEDKEQAQQIHHEDLLNLVLRVLRAWNDPLLHLVSEVQSIKEAPDTILWKAVEIEEQNKRLLEGMEKIVGQVHPGEIENEVYSRWSGLPSLQMADEDSRLFAFYSLLHCLRRDSHKIDNYLKLLKCRLIHDSNC